A window of Sutcliffiella cohnii contains these coding sequences:
- the cdaA gene encoding diadenylate cyclase CdaA: MPFGLPIGDYPILSYLASIIDILLVWFVVYKLITIVRGTKAVQLLKGIIVIVLVRVFSYLLGLKTLQYLMDLALTWGFLAIIIIFQPELRRALEHLGRGRLFSRSNVPEDEEQIKTIEAITKSVQYMAKRRIGALICIERETGLSDYIETGIPLNAKTSSELLINIFIPNTPLHDGAVILQKNQVAAAACYLPLSESPFISKELGTRHRAALGISEVTDSITIVVSEETGSISLTKNGELHRDLEPEAFQELLEKEMQAKNKSASSTRWQWRGKKSG; this comes from the coding sequence ATGCCTTTTGGACTACCCATTGGAGACTATCCAATCTTGAGCTATTTAGCCAGTATTATAGATATTTTATTAGTATGGTTTGTTGTATATAAACTAATTACCATTGTTAGGGGAACTAAAGCGGTTCAGTTGTTAAAAGGAATTATTGTTATCGTTTTAGTAAGAGTTTTTAGTTACTTACTTGGTTTAAAAACATTACAATATTTAATGGACCTAGCACTAACTTGGGGATTTTTAGCGATTATCATCATTTTTCAACCAGAGTTACGTCGTGCGTTAGAACATTTAGGTCGTGGACGGCTATTCTCACGAAGTAACGTACCAGAGGATGAAGAACAAATAAAAACGATAGAAGCCATCACGAAGTCTGTTCAATACATGGCAAAACGTCGTATTGGAGCGCTTATTTGTATTGAAAGAGAAACAGGATTAAGTGATTACATAGAAACTGGTATACCGCTAAATGCGAAAACTTCGTCCGAATTATTAATCAATATTTTTATACCAAATACTCCGTTGCATGATGGAGCGGTAATATTGCAAAAAAATCAAGTTGCTGCCGCTGCTTGTTATTTGCCATTATCAGAAAGTCCATTTATATCAAAAGAGTTAGGTACAAGACACCGTGCTGCATTAGGTATAAGTGAAGTAACAGATAGCATTACAATTGTTGTTTCAGAGGAAACAGGAAGTATTTCCCTTACAAAAAACGGTGAATTACACCGTGATTTAGAGCCAGAAGCATTTCAAGAGTTGTTAGAAAAAGAAATGCAAGCAAAAAACAAATCTGCTTCTTCAACACGTTGGCAATGGAGGGGGAAGAAGAGTGGATAA
- a CDS encoding anti-sigma factor family protein — MKKCPDSIVTDIHNYLDGDLEEEKEKLLKSHLQECTGCYQHFHELEKAIALVQSTSHVTLSEDFTNKVMAALPKEKKTISVNRWFRAHPLLVAASIFIILMTGSLFGSYQGNNEFSFSKQPNLIVENEIVIVPEGEIVQGDVIVRNGNIRIEGEVNGNVTVINGSVLDGENYLASAGNVTGEIKEINEIFDWIWYQIKTIFTKAIAVVKE, encoded by the coding sequence ATGAAGAAGTGTCCTGATTCCATCGTCACAGATATTCATAATTATTTAGATGGGGATTTAGAAGAGGAAAAAGAAAAACTATTGAAATCTCATTTACAGGAGTGTACAGGATGTTATCAGCACTTTCATGAGTTAGAAAAGGCAATTGCTTTAGTCCAAAGTACTTCACATGTTACTCTGAGTGAGGATTTTACAAACAAAGTGATGGCGGCATTACCGAAAGAAAAGAAAACGATAAGTGTTAACCGCTGGTTCCGAGCGCATCCATTATTAGTAGCTGCATCCATTTTTATTATATTAATGACTGGGAGCCTGTTTGGAAGTTATCAAGGCAACAATGAATTCTCTTTTTCAAAACAGCCTAACCTCATTGTAGAAAATGAAATAGTCATCGTACCAGAAGGGGAAATCGTACAAGGTGATGTAATAGTGAGAAATGGTAATATCCGAATTGAAGGAGAAGTAAATGGCAATGTTACCGTCATTAATGGGTCTGTATTGGACGGGGAAAATTATTTAGCTTCTGCCGGCAATGTAACAGGGGAAATAAAAGAAATTAATGAAATATTTGATTGGATCTGGTATCAAATCAAAACAATTTTTACTAAAGCAATTGCAGTTGTGAAAGAATAA